The nucleotide sequence GCGCGGCGCAGCAACCAAGCGCCCGCGAGGGCGCAGACAGTGGCGGGGATTAATACCGCCAGCAGTGGCGAGAAACCAAATACCAGGCTCGAAGGCCCGAGCAGGTCTTGGCTTATCTTGAACACAAAGCCCACCAGCACGCCGGTAAATACTCGCTGACCCAAGGTTACCGAACGCAGGGGGCCGAAGATAAAGGAGATGGCCATCAGTACTAGCGCTGCCGTCACCAGCGGTTGCAGCACCTTGGTCCAGAACGACAGCCAGTATTGGCTGTTATTGAGGCCCTGTTCAGCCAGGTAATGGATGTAACCCCACAAGCCGGTTATAGACAGCGCATCGGGGGCCAGCACTACGGTGCCAAGCAACTGCGGGGTCAGCTCAACATCCCAGCGCTCGCGGTCTTGCTTGATCACTTCACTGCTGCGCTCACGGAAATGCGTGGTGGCGACATCCTCCAGTAGCCAGTGATCATCTTGGTACTCGGCGCGCCGGGCGAAGCTGGAGGACTGCATGCGCTTTTGCTCATCAAAGCGGTAGCGGGTTACACCCAGCAACACGCCATCGACTTGCACGGCATTGATGTGCACATATTCTTGGCCTTGGCGGTGCCACAAGCCACGTTTTGAGCTTTGCGCTTCACCGCCACCTTGGGCCACAGCACGGCTGGCTTGGGCCTGATTCTCGCTGTAAGGCGCGAGGTATTCACCGATCAGCACGCCGACCACCATCAGCACCAGCATGGGTTTCATCACCGCCCAGACAATCCGCCCAGTAGAAACGCCAGCAGCGCGCATGATGGTCAATTCACTGTTACTGGCCAGCGAGCCTAAACCGATCAGGCAGCCGATCAGTGCCGCCATGGGCAGCATTTCGTAAATACGTCGCGGAGCGGTCAGCAGCACATAACCGAGGGCATCGAGCAGGCTGTAGTTGTCCTCGATATCACCTAATTCATCGACAAACGCAAACAACAAGGCCAAGCCAACGATGATGCCCAGTACGGCCACGATAGCGACAAAGACTTGTGCGCCAATGTAGCGATCTAACTTAACCACGAGCCACCTCCAGCGCCACACGACGAGCCGCAACGCGTAACCGCAGCGGCTCCCAATACAGCAGCAATAGCCCAATCAACGCGAACAGCCCATGCACCCACCACAGGCCTAAGGCCGCGGGAATTTGTCCCTTATCCAGCGCGCCGCGAGCGCCAATCAGCAGCGACAGGTACGCCATATACAGCAGAATGGCTGGCAACAGCTTGAGAAAGCGCCCTTGGCGAGGATTAACGCGCGATAACGGCACGGCCAATAAGGTGACTACAAACACCAACAATGGGATCGACAAACGCCACTGCAACTCTGATTGCAGGTTGGGTTTATCGCTGCCAATCAGTTCGCGCGTCGGTATCGCCTCGCGCTCGGTTACATCCACGGCCACTTGCGGCTTGGGCAGCAGCACGCCGTAAGTGTCGTATTTAATAGTGCGGTAATCGGCCTGACCTGGATTGCCATCATAGCGGTAACCATTTTCCAGAATCAGGTAGCGGCTGCCGTCAGCTTGAATTTCTTGACGGCCAGACTCGGCGACCAGCACGGAGAGGCCACGCGGCTTGTCACCGCTGCTCGACAGCTGAGTCTCGGAGATAAACACACCAGACAGTGAGCCGCGATCCTCGGACAACTCTTCGGAGTAAGTGACCCGCAAACCATCTTTCATTGACTGAAAGCGCCCTGGCACCAAGGTATCCAGCTCAGTCATGGCGCTCTGTTGGTTAAGGATGCGCGCCACATGCTCAACGCCTTGTGGCGCCAGGCCTAAGCTCAGCCAGCCAGCCAGCAACGCCACCAGCGTGGCTGGCGCCATGCTGTAACCGAGCAAACGCTGCTGACTCATGCCGGTGGCCGAGAGCACAGTCATTTCGCTGTCTAGATACATGCGGCCGTAGGCCAGAAGAATGCCGAGAAAAAGCCCCAGCGGCAGGATCAGTTGCAGGAAGCCAGGAATGCGGTACGCCATGATCATCAGCAGCACGCCGGGGTCGAGCATGCCCTGCGCCGCCTGGGCCAAATAACGAACAAAACGACCGCTCATAATGATGACCAACAGCACCGCGCTCACGGCACTAAGGGTCAGCAACACTTCACGGGATAGATAACGGAAGACGATCAAACCAGACACTCCAGGGTTGTCAGGCTCAGCTGGCTCAGCACACACTAGCCACACTGCTTGCCGGCTCGCGCAACAGGCGAACCTCGAAAAAGAGCCGGCATTATCCTGCAATAGCGGCTCGTTGTCTTGGGGACACCACGTAATGGAATTTATTGTCAAAAGCGCACGCCCGGAAACACTAAAAACCGCCACTCTGGTTATCCCTGTCGGCGAGGGCGGCACACTCAGTGAAGCGGCTACGGCGCTCGACAGCGCCAGCTCAGGGGCTATCAGCGCCCTGCTCAAGCGCGGCGACCTGGCCGGCAAGCTCGGCCAGACCCTGCTGATGCACAGCCTGCCCAACCTTAAAGCTGAACGCATCCTGCTGGTCGGCACCGGCAAAGACAGCGAACTGTCGGACCGCCAACTGCGTAAAGTCATCACCAGCGTTTACGCCGCTCTGAAAAACCTTGGCGGCAGCGACGCGGTATTAGCCCTTGATGGCTTGCTTGTGAAAAACCGCGACACCTATGGCAAAACTCGCCTGATGGTGGAGAGCCTGGCCGATGCGGGTTACTGCTTTGACCGTTTCAAGAGCCAGAAAGCCGAAGCCGGCGCACTGAAGAAACTCACCCTGCTCAGCGACAAAGCGGGGCTAGCAGACACCGAGCGTGCCAGCACCCACGCGCAGGCGATTGCCGTTGGTATGGCCTTTACCAAAGACCTCGGCAACATGCCGCCGAACCTCTGCCACCCCAGTTATCTGGCGGAAGAAGCCAAAGCATTGGGCAAGGCTTACAAGAACCTCAAGGTCGAAATCCATGATGAGAAGGCGCTGAAAGAACTCGGCATGGGCGCCTTCCTCGCCGTGGCTCAGGGCAGCGACCAGCCGCCACGGATGATCGTGCTCAACTACCAGGGCGGCAAAAAATCTGAAAAGCCCTACGCCTTAGTCGGCAAAGGCATCACTTTTGATACCGGCGGCATCAGCATCAAGCCTGCCAGTGGCATGGATGAAATGAAGTACGACATGTGCGGTGCTGCCAGCGTATTTGGCACTCTGAAGGCCGTGCTTGAATTGCAGTTGCCGATCAACTTGGTGTGCGTTCTGGCCTGCGCCGAGAACATGCCGAGCGGCGGTGCTACGCGCCCGGGTGACATCGTCACCAGCATGAGCGGACAGACCGTGGAAATCCTCAACACCGACGCCGAAGGCCGTCTGGTGTTGTGTGATGCCCTGACCTATACCGAGCGTTTCAAGCCGCAAGCGGTGATCGACATTGCCACCCTCACCGGTGCTTGCATCGTCGCCTTGGGCAGCAATGTGTCGGGTCTGATGGGCAATAATGAGGCGTTGGTGCAGCAGATTCTCGACGCAGGCCTCGCCGCCGACGACCGTGCTTGGCAGTTGCCGCTGTATGACGAATATCAGGAACAGCTCGACAGCCCGTTTGCCGACATCGCCAATATCGGCGGCCCGAAGGCGGGCACCATAACTGCTGGTTGCTTCCTTTCGCGCTTTGCTAAGAAGTACCACTGGGCGCATTTGGACATCGCCGGCACAGCCTGGATCAGCGGCGGCAAAGACAAAGGCGCGACCGGTCGGCCAGTACCCATGCTGACGCAGTACCTACTGGATCGCAGTAACGCCTAATACGTCGAGGCAGGACTGCTGCGGGTCGGCGCTAGCGTTTAGCGCCGCACTTTGCCCTGGTGCTTAGGCGCCGCGCAGCAGATTCCAAGCAACGGCACGGTGAAGGTGCGGTTTTGAGTGCAATTGGCTGGTAAGCTGCGCGCCACCTGCCAGCCGCCTCTGGCAACAACGCCCAAGCGTGTCGTTATGCCCCGAATAGAATTTTACGTACTCTCCACCGCCGTGCCGGGCGACCGCCTACGTGCGGCGTGCCAGCTGACGATGAAAGCCTGGCGCGCTGGCCTGCCGGTATTTGTGCGTGGCAGCGATGCGCAGCAATGCAGCGAGGTCGATGAACTGCTGTGGCGTTTTAAGGCTGAGAGCTTCGTGCCGCACAGCCTGCAGCAAGATGATGCGCAAGCGCCGGTGGTGATTGGTCTGGACCAAGAACCGCTGATGACGCAAGGCGTCCTGATCAACCTAAGCCAGACCCTTTCACCGCAGGTCGAGCACTTTAGTCGGGTGATCGAAATCGTCAACCAAGAACCCAGCCTGCTGAGCGCCTGCCGGGACAATTTCCGCAGTTACCGCCAGCGCGGCTATGATCCCAAACGAGTCGAACTCTAGCAGCACATCATGGACAACCCGAACCCGTCGCAAAAACCCGCACACTTGCTGAACGACCTAGAGTCGATCCGCCAACTGCTGGGTGATGAAAACCTCGAACCCCCGCTGCTGATCGACTCACTCGACCCAGACAGCATTCCCCTGCTCTCAGAAATCGTCACCCCACCGCCTACTTTGGCAGCGTCAGCGCTAAGAGCTGCGCCGAGCCTGCGTGACACAGTGAGTCAGAGCATCAGCCGCGACAGCGAGGTCAATCGCCTAGACAGCGAACTGCGAGCTGCTGCTCAGCTAATTCTGCAGGATGTGATCGACGACTTCGTGCCGCAAATCGAGGCCGAACTCAAACGCCGCCTGGATGCCCGCTTGAGCCGCTTGCTGCCACCACGCAGGTAGCGGCTTAGGCGCAATGCAGCGGCGGCTAAAGCTTCGCCATGCCCGCCGCAGGCAATTAATGCGTAGCCCGGATAAGCCTTAGCGCAATCCGGGAGACCACAGCGCCGGATAACCCCAACACAATCCGGAAATCGCGGTCCCGGATTGCATCCGGGCTACGGGTCTAGCCCACAAGCAAGACGTCGCCATACCATCGCCAGCAATCAATCCGTAGCCCGGATAAGCCCTGGCGCAATCCGGGAGACCACAACGCCGGATAAACCCAACACCATCAAGCAATCGCGGTCCCGGATTGCATCCGGGCTAAGGGGGCGAACCGTTTGCCCGCCAGTCAGCCGCGCCGTGCTTGCCCTTACGCCACACCGGCCTTCCCCGCTATACTTGCCGGCTTTTCCGTCTAGCCGTCATAAGGGTCCCGCCGCGCATGGACAAGACCTACCAGCCGCACGCCATTGAAACCGCCCTCTACCAGAACTGGGAGGCGAACAACTATTTCGCCCCGCAGGGTGCGGGCGAGCCTTACACCATTATGATCCCGCCGCCGAACGTCACCGGCAGCCTGCACATGGGCCACGGCTTCAACAACTCGATCATGGATTGCCTGATTCGTTTGCGCCGCATGCAGGGTCGCAACACCCTGTGGCAGCCGGGCACCGACCACGCTGGCATCGCCACGCAAATGGTGGTTGAGCGCCAGCTGGCCGCCGAAGGCATTGGCCGGCACGATCTTGGCCGCGAGAAGTTCCTGGAAAAAATCTGGGAATGGAAAGAACAGTCCGGCGGCACCATCACCCGGCAGATCCGTCGTCTGGGCAGCTCGGTGGACTGGTCGCGCGAGCGCTTCACTATGGACGACGGCCTGTCCGAGTCGGTCAAAGAAGCCTTTGTCCGGCTGCACAAAGACGGCCTGATCTACCGCGGCAAGCGTCTGGTTAACTGGGACACCAAATTCCACACCGCCATCTCCGACCTCGAAGTAGAAAGCCACGACGAGAAAGGCAGCCTGTGGAACCTGCGTTACCCGCTGGCCGATGGCAACAAAACCGCCGACGGCAAGAATTACCTAACCGTCGCCACCACGCGCCCGGAAACCATGCTCGGCGACAGCGCTGTCGCGGTTAATCCGAATGACGAGCGCTATCAGGCGTTGATCGGCACCTTTATTGACCTGCCGCTGCTGGGCCGACGCATCCCGATCATCGCGGACGACTACTGCGACCCCGAATTCGGTACCGGCTGCGTAAAAATCACCCCAGCCCACGACTTCAATGACTACGAAGTCGGCAAGCGCCATAACCTGCCGCTGATCAACATTTTCGACAAAAACGCCGCCGTACTGGCTACCGCGCAGGTGTTCCACGGCGATGGCAGCGTTAACCCCGACTTCGACGGTAGCCTGCCCGCTGAGTACGCGGGCCTCGACCGTTTTGAAGCCCGCAAGCAAATCGTTGCCGCCTTCGACGCCGCCGGCCTGCTCGAAAGCATTGAGCCGCATGCCCTGAAAGTGCCGAAAGGCGACCGTTCCGGCACCATCATCGAGCCGTGGCTGACCGACCAGTGGTACGTCAGCACCAAGCCGCTGGCCGAAAAAGCTATCGCAGTGGTCGAGAGCGGTGAAATCCAGTTTGTGCCCAAGCAGTACGAGAACATGTATTTTTCCTGGATGCGCGACATCCAAGACTGGTGCATCAGCCGTCAGCTCTGGTGGGGCCACCGCATCCCGGCTTGGTACGACGAGGCCGGCAACGTCTATGTCGGCCGCGACGAAGCGGAAGTGCGCGCTGAACACAACCTCGGCGACATCAACCTGCGCCAAGATGAAGACGTCCTCGACACGTGGTTCAGCTCCGGCCTGTGGACCTTCTCCACCCTCGGCTGGCCCGAGCAGACCGATGCCCTCAAGACCTTCCACCCCACCGACGTTCTAGTGACTGGTTTTGACATCATCTTCTTCTGGGTGGCGCGGATGATCATGCTGTCCACTCACCTGACCGGGCAGATTCCGTTCAAGACCGTGTACGTGCACGGCTTAGTGCGCGATGGCCAAGGGCAGAAAATGTCCAAGTCCAAGGGCAATGTGCTCGACCCACTGGATATCGTCGACGGAATTACTCTGGATGAGCTGCTGGCAAAGCGTACCAGCGGTTTGATGCAACCCAAACTGGCCGAAAAAATCGCCAAACAGACCAAAGCGGAATTCCCAGACGGCATTGCCGCCTACGGCACCGACGCGCTGCGCTTCACCAACCTGGCGTTGGCCTCTACCGGCCGTGACATCAAGTTCGACATGGGCCGGGTTGAGGGTTACCGAAACTTCTGCAACAAAATCTGGAACGCCGCCAACTTCGTCATCGAAAACACCGATGGCCAGGACACCGGCGTCAACGGTGAGCCGGTCGAGCTCTCCTCGGTGGATCGCTGGATCATCTCCGCCCTGCAGCGCACCGAAGCCGACGTGATCCGTCACCTAGACGCCTTCCGCTTCGACCTAGCCGCGCACGCCCTCTATGAGTTTATCTGGGACGAGTACTGCGCCTGGTACTTGGAGCTGGTCAAGCCGGTGCTGTGGGACGAGAACGCCTCAGTCGAACGTCAGCGCGGCACCCGCCGCACGCTGGTGCGCGTGCTGGAAGTGGCACTGCGTCTAGCCCACCCGTTTATGCCGTTTATCACTGAAGAAATCTGGCAGCGCATCAAGGCGCAAGCCGGCGTCTCCCAAGGTGAAAAGCAAGGCGACACCATCATGCTGCAAGCTTGGCCAGTGGCCAACGAGAGCCGCATCGATGCTGCTGCCGAAGGCGACATCGAGTGGGTCAAGCAGCTGATGCTCGGCCTGCGCCAGATCCGTGGTGAGATGAAAATCTCCATGGCCAAGCGCATCGACATCATCCTGCAGAACGCCAGTGCAGAAGACCTGCGCCGCCTAGCCGACAACGCACCGCTGCTGAACAAGCTGGCCAAGCTGGAGTCGGTACGCGTACTCGAAGCCGGTGAAGATGCACCAATGTCTGCCACCGCACTAGTGGGTGAGATGCAGGTGTTAGTGCCCATGGCCGGGCTGATCGACAAGGACGCCGAACTGGCGCGCTTGGACAAAGAGATCGGCCGGCTCACCGGCGAAGTGCAGCGCGTGGGCGGCAAGCTCGCCAACGAAGGCTTCGTTGCCAAAGCGCCAGCCGAAGTGCTCGATAAAGAGCGTGCCAAGCTGAATGAGGCCGAGCAAGCACTGAGCAAAATGGTCGAGCAACGCGAGAAAATCGCTAACCTTTGAGTAACAACCCTCGACTAAAAAGCCCGCCGCCCTATACCGCGCGGGCTTTTTAGTATGGGCTTGGCGCTCGCCCGGCCGATCCGAAAAGGCGGCGCTAGGACCCTGCAGCGCTAACCCCTCGGAGGTATTAATTTATCCCGTGATCTGGCTTAAGGTCGCGCTGGTCAATCACAGCCCTGCCTTTTTCGGGAAAAATCAGGCATCTTCTGCCCCCTGAATTTTGGCAACCTTTTGTAATCTATTTCTCACCTTGGCTCAGGAACCCTCCACCATGTATGCGTTGATGGCGTTAATTTTCGTCTTTGGTTACCTGTGCATCGCACTGGAACATCCATTGAAGGTCGATAAAGCAGCCTCGGCGCTGCTGACTGCCGTGTTGGCGTGGACGGTTTTGGTGTTGGGCGCTGACAGCATCCTGCCGATGCTCGAAGCAGGCTCCCACGCCGCGGATAACACAGGACTGGTGGTAGGCGAGTTGCGCCATCATCTCGGTGAAATTTCCGAGATTCTGTTCTTCCTGATGGGTGCCATGACCATCGTTGAGCTTATTGATGCCCACGAAGGCTTCAAAGTCATCACCGACCGCATCCGCACCAACAAGCGCGTGCACCTGCTGTGGCTAATAGGCCTGATCACCTTCTTCCTCTCCGCCGCCCTGGATAACCTCGCCACCACGATCGTGATGATCTCGCTGCTGCGTAAGCTGGTCGATGATCAAAAAGAGCGCTGGTTCTACGCCGGCATCGTGGTGATTGCGGCTAACGCCGGTGGCGCGTGGTCACCTATTGGTGACGTCACCACCACCATGCTGTGGATCGGCAACCAAGTCACAGCCAGCGGCATCGTGGTCAAGCTGATCATCCCGAGCATAATCTGCCTGCTGGTGCCGTTGACCATTATGAGCTTCATCCTCAAGGGCACGATCACCCCACCCAAAGTGAAAGTAAGTCGCGAAAGCCGTCGCGACCCGACCAGTCCCTTCGAGCGTAACTTGGTGTTTTGCTTGGGTTTAGGCGCCCTGCTGTTCGTGCCGATTTTCAAAACCATTACCCACCTGCCGCCTTACATGGGCATTCTGTTTGGCCTCGGTGTTCTGTGGGTCACCACCGAAATCATTCACCGCAGCAAGAACAGCGAAGATAAAGACCCGCTCTCGGTGGTCGGCGTGTTGCGCCGTATCGATGTCACCAGCGTGCTGTTCTTCCTCGGCATCCTGCTGGCCGTCTCCAGCCTGTCCACCGCTGGGCACCTGACGCAGGTAGCAACCTACCTCAAAGACAGCCTGGGCAATGTCTACACCATTGCCATGTCCATCGGTCTGTTATCTGCGGTGGTGGATAACGTGCCGATGGTGGCCGGCGCCATGAAAATGTACCCGCTGGTCAGCCCTGAGGCTCTGGCTGCGGCCAGCCCTGAAGAGGTCAGCTGGCTGAGTAACTTTGTGGTCAATGGCAACTTCTGGGAAATGCTGGCGTATTGCGCCGGCACCGGCGGCAGCATCTTGATTATTGGTTCGGCGGCCGGTGTAGCCGCGATGGGCATGGAGAAGATCAACTTCATTTGGTACGTGAAGTACATCAGCGGCCTAGCCTTTGCCGGCTATATCGCTGGCGCACTGAGCTACATCGCGCTATTTGCTCTTTAAACCACGCAGCGAAGCGACTGCCAAACCAGCAGCCGCTTCGCGTCGGAGCCTTTATGCAGATCAGTAAAACCCGCAGCAGCTTCTACCGACGTTTGTATGTGGCCTGGCTGATCGACAGTGGCAGCGCTACCGACGTGCCAGCACTGATGGCGGTGACAGGTATGCCACGGCGTACCGCACAGGACACCCTCAGCGCCCTGAGCGAGCTGGATATCGATTGTGCTTTCGCCCAGCAAAGCGGTGAACGCAACAACGCCGGTCACTATGCGATCCGTGATTGGGGCGCGATCAACCCGCAGTGGATTGCCGCGAATCTAGCGCAGATCAAGGCTGTGCTCGGCTACCCGTAGCCCCTTTTGCTGCATGCCTGAGCCCCACGGAGTGCAGCGCGGCATGATCCCCAAGCACGCCACGCCCAGCTGTGGGAAAATCCCGCGTTCCCCAGCCTGCGATCCGCCTGCCATGTCCCTGCCGCCAAAACGTCCGAGCCGAAAACCTACCGCACCGCGCCCTGCACCCCGCAAGGCTGCTGCAAGCACACCTGATGCCGTTAAGCCGGGTGCAGCCAAGGGTTTGCTGCACCCACG is from Pseudomonas sp. TMP9 and encodes:
- the lptG gene encoding LPS export ABC transporter permease LptG translates to MVKLDRYIGAQVFVAIVAVLGIIVGLALLFAFVDELGDIEDNYSLLDALGYVLLTAPRRIYEMLPMAALIGCLIGLGSLASNSELTIMRAAGVSTGRIVWAVMKPMLVLMVVGVLIGEYLAPYSENQAQASRAVAQGGGEAQSSKRGLWHRQGQEYVHINAVQVDGVLLGVTRYRFDEQKRMQSSSFARRAEYQDDHWLLEDVATTHFRERSSEVIKQDRERWDVELTPQLLGTVVLAPDALSITGLWGYIHYLAEQGLNNSQYWLSFWTKVLQPLVTAALVLMAISFIFGPLRSVTLGQRVFTGVLVGFVFKISQDLLGPSSLVFGFSPLLAVLIPATVCALAGAWLLRRAG
- the lptF gene encoding LPS export ABC transporter permease LptF — encoded protein: MIVFRYLSREVLLTLSAVSAVLLVIIMSGRFVRYLAQAAQGMLDPGVLLMIMAYRIPGFLQLILPLGLFLGILLAYGRMYLDSEMTVLSATGMSQQRLLGYSMAPATLVALLAGWLSLGLAPQGVEHVARILNQQSAMTELDTLVPGRFQSMKDGLRVTYSEELSEDRGSLSGVFISETQLSSSGDKPRGLSVLVAESGRQEIQADGSRYLILENGYRYDGNPGQADYRTIKYDTYGVLLPKPQVAVDVTEREAIPTRELIGSDKPNLQSELQWRLSIPLLVFVVTLLAVPLSRVNPRQGRFLKLLPAILLYMAYLSLLIGARGALDKGQIPAALGLWWVHGLFALIGLLLLYWEPLRLRVAARRVALEVARG
- a CDS encoding leucyl aminopeptidase, which produces MEFIVKSARPETLKTATLVIPVGEGGTLSEAATALDSASSGAISALLKRGDLAGKLGQTLLMHSLPNLKAERILLVGTGKDSELSDRQLRKVITSVYAALKNLGGSDAVLALDGLLVKNRDTYGKTRLMVESLADAGYCFDRFKSQKAEAGALKKLTLLSDKAGLADTERASTHAQAIAVGMAFTKDLGNMPPNLCHPSYLAEEAKALGKAYKNLKVEIHDEKALKELGMGAFLAVAQGSDQPPRMIVLNYQGGKKSEKPYALVGKGITFDTGGISIKPASGMDEMKYDMCGAASVFGTLKAVLELQLPINLVCVLACAENMPSGGATRPGDIVTSMSGQTVEILNTDAEGRLVLCDALTYTERFKPQAVIDIATLTGACIVALGSNVSGLMGNNEALVQQILDAGLAADDRAWQLPLYDEYQEQLDSPFADIANIGGPKAGTITAGCFLSRFAKKYHWAHLDIAGTAWISGGKDKGATGRPVPMLTQYLLDRSNA
- a CDS encoding DNA polymerase III subunit chi — its product is MPRIEFYVLSTAVPGDRLRAACQLTMKAWRAGLPVFVRGSDAQQCSEVDELLWRFKAESFVPHSLQQDDAQAPVVIGLDQEPLMTQGVLINLSQTLSPQVEHFSRVIEIVNQEPSLLSACRDNFRSYRQRGYDPKRVEL
- a CDS encoding DNA polymerase III subunit chi — translated: MDNPNPSQKPAHLLNDLESIRQLLGDENLEPPLLIDSLDPDSIPLLSEIVTPPPTLAASALRAAPSLRDTVSQSISRDSEVNRLDSELRAAAQLILQDVIDDFVPQIEAELKRRLDARLSRLLPPRR
- a CDS encoding valine--tRNA ligase; its protein translation is MDKTYQPHAIETALYQNWEANNYFAPQGAGEPYTIMIPPPNVTGSLHMGHGFNNSIMDCLIRLRRMQGRNTLWQPGTDHAGIATQMVVERQLAAEGIGRHDLGREKFLEKIWEWKEQSGGTITRQIRRLGSSVDWSRERFTMDDGLSESVKEAFVRLHKDGLIYRGKRLVNWDTKFHTAISDLEVESHDEKGSLWNLRYPLADGNKTADGKNYLTVATTRPETMLGDSAVAVNPNDERYQALIGTFIDLPLLGRRIPIIADDYCDPEFGTGCVKITPAHDFNDYEVGKRHNLPLINIFDKNAAVLATAQVFHGDGSVNPDFDGSLPAEYAGLDRFEARKQIVAAFDAAGLLESIEPHALKVPKGDRSGTIIEPWLTDQWYVSTKPLAEKAIAVVESGEIQFVPKQYENMYFSWMRDIQDWCISRQLWWGHRIPAWYDEAGNVYVGRDEAEVRAEHNLGDINLRQDEDVLDTWFSSGLWTFSTLGWPEQTDALKTFHPTDVLVTGFDIIFFWVARMIMLSTHLTGQIPFKTVYVHGLVRDGQGQKMSKSKGNVLDPLDIVDGITLDELLAKRTSGLMQPKLAEKIAKQTKAEFPDGIAAYGTDALRFTNLALASTGRDIKFDMGRVEGYRNFCNKIWNAANFVIENTDGQDTGVNGEPVELSSVDRWIISALQRTEADVIRHLDAFRFDLAAHALYEFIWDEYCAWYLELVKPVLWDENASVERQRGTRRTLVRVLEVALRLAHPFMPFITEEIWQRIKAQAGVSQGEKQGDTIMLQAWPVANESRIDAAAEGDIEWVKQLMLGLRQIRGEMKISMAKRIDIILQNASAEDLRRLADNAPLLNKLAKLESVRVLEAGEDAPMSATALVGEMQVLVPMAGLIDKDAELARLDKEIGRLTGEVQRVGGKLANEGFVAKAPAEVLDKERAKLNEAEQALSKMVEQREKIANL
- the nhaD gene encoding sodium:proton antiporter NhaD — translated: MYALMALIFVFGYLCIALEHPLKVDKAASALLTAVLAWTVLVLGADSILPMLEAGSHAADNTGLVVGELRHHLGEISEILFFLMGAMTIVELIDAHEGFKVITDRIRTNKRVHLLWLIGLITFFLSAALDNLATTIVMISLLRKLVDDQKERWFYAGIVVIAANAGGAWSPIGDVTTTMLWIGNQVTASGIVVKLIIPSIICLLVPLTIMSFILKGTITPPKVKVSRESRRDPTSPFERNLVFCLGLGALLFVPIFKTITHLPPYMGILFGLGVLWVTTEIIHRSKNSEDKDPLSVVGVLRRIDVTSVLFFLGILLAVSSLSTAGHLTQVATYLKDSLGNVYTIAMSIGLLSAVVDNVPMVAGAMKMYPLVSPEALAAASPEEVSWLSNFVVNGNFWEMLAYCAGTGGSILIIGSAAGVAAMGMEKINFIWYVKYISGLAFAGYIAGALSYIALFAL
- a CDS encoding winged helix-turn-helix domain-containing protein produces the protein MQISKTRSSFYRRLYVAWLIDSGSATDVPALMAVTGMPRRTAQDTLSALSELDIDCAFAQQSGERNNAGHYAIRDWGAINPQWIAANLAQIKAVLGYP